The sequence below is a genomic window from Selenomonas ruminantium subsp. lactilytica TAM6421.
ACGATAATGGGCACAAAGGGCTTGCGGATGATATCGAAGCCGCCCGCCATAGCCACGGCAGCTTCCGCCTTCTGACTATGCTCATGAGTTGTAACGATAATGGGCAGATCCTTGAAGCGCGGCTCCAGATTCAGGCGCCGTAAAACTTCAAAGCCATCCATATCCGGCAGTTTCGAAGCCAGCAGCATCAAATCCACATGATGCTGAACTACATAAGTCAGTGCTTCCATGCCGGATTTGGCCTCCTGCAGCTGCACCCGGGGATCTAAAATCTGATGCAGCTTCTGACGGTCGCTTTCACTGCCGTCCACCACCAATACAGTGGTCTGCCTCATTTGGGAAATTTGCATACACACACTCGTTTCTTGCCTAATGTAAAATCCTAGAGATATTTTGCCTTATTTCCCTCAAAAAATCAAGAGGCTTGGAAAGGACATATGTCTTTTTCCAGCCTCTTTTAAAAATATTTAACGCAATATGCCAATCAACACATCGGAAACCACTTTTCCCCAATCGATATCATCGTCATCATGACGGTGTGGACGTCGTTCCTCACGCTGGGGCGGGTACGCATGGCGCTTGGCCCTGAGCATGGCCGCCTCGATATCGCTGTCACTATGGCCGCTGTCATCCCAAGCCTCTTTCAACTCTATATAGGCCCGTTCCCATTGTTCCCGATCAGAATAGATAAGCCCTTGATAATAATTGGCCCGCCAAATGGGATAGATCTTATTATTGTGGGGCGTAGCTTCGGCCCGGTCAAAATCTTCCAGGGCCTTTTCATCCATATTCCGTTCATAATAAGCCCTTCCTCGGAGATAATACGCATAAGACAAGGGGCTGTCCGTCACCTTCACATCGCTGATCACGCGGTTAATCTCCACAATGGCCTTCCATTGGTCTCCTTGCTGGATCATGGTCGCACAGCGATCGAAAACAGCCTGCAAGGAATACTGGTTTTCCAGTTCCGTACCAATTTCTTCCTTTTCCCGTCCATTGGCCTGCCTGTATTTTTCCAACAGCTCCTCATTCTGCTTCTTCAGGGCGTCCCGCTCCTGCTGCAGCTTTTCCAGCTTATTGCGGTTCTCCATCATGGCCT
It includes:
- a CDS encoding tetratricopeptide repeat protein — protein: MRKIVLILTLMISCFSAGVCLAVPQTITASGAYVMGENDSPKIAKDAARQEAMRVAVEKAGVYVESYSRTQNMELTADDVRVISGAVLKVLREQAVPELSAGVWKYTVTLTCEVDTDKIDLKAMMENRNKLEKLQQERDALKKQNEELLEKYRQANGREKEEIGTELENQYSLQAVFDRCATMIQQGDQWKAIVEINRVISDVKVTDSPLSYAYYLRGRAYYERNMDEKALEDFDRAEATPHNNKIYPIWRANYYQGLIYSDREQWERAYIELKEAWDDSGHSDSDIEAAMLRAKRHAYPPQREERRPHRHDDDDIDWGKVVSDVLIGILR